In the Oryzias latipes chromosome 9, ASM223467v1 genome, one interval contains:
- the LOC110015551 gene encoding eosinophil peroxidase-like — translation MNMYVGLLAVGITLCLQCQVDAESISKSLIVKAVAEAKANVDAAYTYSRRKSIDRVKRSGASPGSVIPLLKQPSGLSREAVRAADYMQNTLSLLRGALEKRQKRSINATDLITVEDLNVIAKLTGCAAQIRPPSCKDIPKSYRTAASSCNNLKNPRWGSSNIPFLRWLPAEYEDDLTSPKGWTSDLRVNYHLIPLVREVSNRILATANEDVESDPLYSHLVTIFGQWTDHDLTFTPHSPSIVSFNNNISCETSCARTEPCFPIEIPSNDERFQEDPKECLPFSRSAPACGSGNTGHIFGASTLRHQMNTLTSFIDAGQVYGSDEAKAQKLRDLSTEEGLMKVNPEFDDNGRALLPFTADNAKMCKTRANITKDPNARELECFFAGDDRSNENIGLASLHTLMVREHNHLARALANLNPNWDGNRLYQEARKIMGGYMQVITYRDYLRHILGPEVMSKQLSTYPGYDENVDPSIANVFATAAYRFAHLMVQPFIFRLNENYENHADYPTELLHRTMFTPWRIAFEGGLDPILRGLVGRPAKLNTQNHMLTEELRNRLFKFSVDLAMDLGSLNMQRGRDHGLPRYNKWRGFCGLSQPQNLEELATVLNNTDLAQRLLDLYGTADNIDVWLGGVAEPFVAGGRVGPLFACLISTQFKRIRQGDRFWWENNGVFTCAQRRSLRDASLARIICDNTGITEVPNQPFQYRPRGSGYFQCKDLPAFDLKPWAENYNEPTRATEPQGPQGPQGPPGPQGPPGPPGPPGPPGTVEKVAFSVRLGSNFPKAGAPISFRDVIYNGQNSYNTKTGIFTCVHPGVYEFQFHCTISDTAASVDLLQNGELILHSYTTQQNGYVSASGSTFIKLQRGDKVWLVANNGGNGLTSDSYFSGHLLFAE, via the exons ATGAACATGTACGTGGGTCTGCTGGCCGTGGGCATTACTCTGTGCCTGCAGTGCCAGGTTGATGCAG AATCAATCAGCAAGAGTTTGATTGTGAAGGCTGTGGCTGAAGCCAAGGCAAATGTGGATGCAGCTTATACATACTCCAGGCGAAA GAGCATAGACCGAGTGAAGAGGAGTGGAGCAAGCCCTGGTAGCGTCATTCCGTTGTTGAAGCAGCCCTCTGGCCTGTCCCGGGAGGCTGTGCGAGCTGCTGACTACATGCAAAACACACTGAGTCTGCTCAGAGGGGCCCTGGAGAAACGTCAAAAGCGTTCCATAAATGCCACAG ATCTGATCACTGTGGAGGATCTCAACGTAATTGCAAAACTCACAGGATGTGCTGCACAAATTAGACCACCTTCATGCAAAGATATCCCCAAAAGTTATCGAACAGCAGCCAGCTCTTGCAACAACCT taaaaatccACGCTGGGGATCTTCAAACATTCCTTTCTTGCGTTGGCTGCCTGCTGAGTATGAAGATGACCTGACTAGTCCTAAAGGCTGGACCTCTGACCTGAGAGTGAACTACCACCTTATTCCTCTG GTAAGAGAAGTGTCCAACCGGATCCTGGCAACAGCTAACGAGGACGTGGAGAGTGACCCTCTCTACAGTCATCTGGTGACGATCTTCGGCCAGTGGACGGACCACGACCTGACATTCACCCCCCACTCTCCTTCCATTGTCTCCTTTAATAACAACATCAGCTGTGAAACTAGCTGTGCTCGTACTGAACCATGCTTCCCTATTGAG ATTCCCAGCAACGATGAACGCTTCCAAGAAGATCCAAAGGAATGCCTGCCATTCTCCCGCTCTGCACCAGCCTGTGGCTCCGGGAATACGGGACACATCTTTGGTGCCAGCACTCTGCGTCACCAGATGAACACTCTCACGTCCTTCATTGATGCTGGTCAGGTGTATGGTTCTGATGAGGCAAAGGCTCAGAAGCTTAGAGATCTTTCTACAGAAGAGGGCTTGATGAAGGTCAACCCGGAGTTTGATGACAATGGCCGGGCCCTCCTGCCTTTCACCGCTGATAATGCGAAAATGTGCAAGACAAGAGCCAACATAACCAAAGATCCCAATGCTAGAGAGTTGGAATGTTTCTTTGCAG GTGATGATCGTTCAAATGAGAACATTGGACTTGCTTCATTGCACACTCTCATGGTGAGAGAACACAACCATTTGGCGCGTGCCCTCGCAAATTTGAACCCTAATTGGGATGGAAACAGGCTTTATCAAGAGGCACGCAAAATCATGGGGGGATATATGCAG GTGATCACATACAGAGATTACCTCAGGCACATCCTTGGCCCTGAAGTCATGTCCAAGCAACTGTCTACCTATCCTGGCTATGATGAAAATGTGGATCCCAGCATTGCCAACGTGTTTGCCACAGCTGCATACAGATTTGCTCATTTGATGGTCCAACCATTTATTTTTCGTCTTAACGAGAATTATGAGAATCACGCTGACTACCCCACTGAGCTGCTGCACAGAACTATGTTTACTCCATGGAGAATTGCTTTTGAAG GAGGTTTGGATCCAATCCTGAGGGGCCTTGTGGGTCGCCCGGCCAAACTGAACACACAGAATCACATGCTGACTGAAGAGCTGAGGAATAGACTCTTTAAGTTCTCTGTGGATCTGGCTATGGATCTGGGATCTCTGAACATGCAAAGAGGCAGAGACCATGGACTTCCTC gcTACAACAAGTGGCGCGGTTTCTGTGGACTCTCACAACCGCAAAATTTGGAAGAGCTGGCTACAGTGCTGAACAACACGGATCTTGCCCAGAGACTGCTGGATCTTTATGGCACAGCCGACAACATTGATGTATGGCTGGGAGGAGTGGCTGAGCCATTTGTTGCCGGGGGAAGAGTGGGGcctctgtttgcctgcctgaTTTCCACTCAATTCAAGAGGATCCGCCAAGGAGACCG TTTTTGGTGGGAGAATAACGGCGTCTTCACTTGTGCTCAGAGAAGGTCCCTGAGAGATGCATCACTTGCCAGGATCATTTGTGACAACACTGGCATCACAGAAGTACCCAACCAACCCTTCCAGTACCGTCCTCGTGGTTCTGGGTACTTTCAGTGCAAAGACCTCCCAGCATTTGACCTCAAGCCATGGGCGGAGAATT ATAATGAGCCAACCAGGGCAACAGAACCACAAGGACCCCAAGGGCCCCAAGGACCACCAG GACCTCAAGGCCCACCCGGACCTCCAGGCCCACCTGGACCCCCAGGCACAGTGGAGAAGGTTGCATTCTCTGTTCGTCTCGGCAGCAACTTCCCCAAAGCTGGGGCCCCCATTTCCTTCCGTGATGTCATCTACAATGGGCAGAACAGCTATAACACCAAAACAGGCATTTTCACCTGCGTGCACCCAGGAGTTTATGAGTTCCAGTTCCACTGCACAATATCTGACACGGCAGCTAGTGTGGATCTGCTGCAGAATGGAGAGCTGATTCTGCATTCATACACCACCCAGCAAAATGGCTACGTCTCAGCCAGTGGAAGCACTTTCATCAAACTCCAGCGGGGAGACAAGGTGTGGCTGGTTGCAAACAATGGTGGCAACGGTCTCACAAGTGACAGCTACTTCTCTGGACATCTGCTGTTTGCTGAGTGA
- the LOC101174598 gene encoding eosinophil peroxidase-like, which produces MNMYVGLLAVGIILCLQCQVDAESISKSLIVKAVAEAKANVDAAYTYSRRMSIERVKRSGASPGSVIPLLKQPSGLSREAVRAADYMQNTLSLLRGALEKRQKRSINATDLITVEDLNVIAKLTGCATQIRPPSCNEVPKSYRTAASSCNNLKNPRWGSSNIPFLRWLPAEYEDDLTSPKGWTSDLRVNYHLLPLVREVSNRILATANEDVESDPLYSHLVTIFDQWTDHDHTFTPHSPSIVSFNNNISCETSCARTEPCFPIEIPSNDERFQEDPKECLPFSRSAPACGSGNTGHIFGASTLRHQMNTLTSFIDAGQVYGSDEAKAQKLRDLSTEEGLMKVNPEFDDNGRALLPFTADNAKMCKTRARITKDPNARELNCFFAGDDRSNENIGLASLHTLMVREHNRLARALANLNPNWDGNRLYQEARKIMGGYMQVITYRDYLRHILGPEVMSKQLSTYPGYDENVDPSIANVFATAAYRFAHLMVQPFMFRLNENYENHADYPTELLHRTMFTPWRIAFEGGLDPILRGLVGRPAKLNTQDHMLTEELRNRLFKFSVDLAMDLGSLNLQRGRDHGLPGYNKWRGFCGLSQPQNLEELATVLNNTDLAQRLLDLYGTADNIDIWLGGVAEPFVAGGRVGPLFACLISTQFKRIRQGDRFWWENNGVFTGAQRRSLRDASLARIICDNTGITEVPNQPFQYRPRGSGYSQCKDLPAFDLKPWAENYNEPTRATEPQGPQGPQGPPGPQGPPGPPGPPGPPGTVEKVAFSVRLGSNFPKAGAPISFRDVIYNGQNSYNTKTGIFTCVHPGVYEFQFHCTISDTAASVDLLQNGELILHSYTTQQNGYVSASGSTFIKLQRGDKVWLVANNGGNGLTSDSYFSGHLLFAE; this is translated from the exons ATGAACATGTACGTGGGTCTGCTGGCCGTGGGCATTATTCTGTGCCTGCAGTGCCAGGTTGATGCAG AATCAATCAGCAAGAGTTTGATTGTGAAGGCTGTGGCTGAAGCCAAGGCAAATGTGGATGCAGCTTATACATACTCCAGGCGAAT GAGCATAGAACGAGTGAAGAGGAGTGGAGCAAGCCCTGGTAGCGTCATTCCGTTGTTGAAGCAGCCCTCTGGCCTGTCCCGGGAGGCTGTGCGAGCTGCTGACTACATGCAAAACACACTGAGTCTGCTCAGAGGGGCCCTGGAGAAACGTCAAAAGCGATCCATCAATGCCACAG ATCTGATCACTGTGGAGGATCTCAATGTAATTGCAAAACTCACAGGATGTGCCACACAAATTAGACCACCTTCATGCAATGAAGTCCCCAAAAGTTATCGAACAGCAGCCAGCTCTTGCAACAACCT taaaaatccACGCTGGGGATCTTCAAACATTCCTTTCCTGCGCTGGTTGCCTGCTGAGTATGAAGATGACCTGACTAGTCCTAAAGGCTGGACCTCTGACCTGAGAGTGAACTACCACCTTCTTCCTCTG GTAAGAGAAGTGTCCAACCGGATCCTGGCAACAGCTAACGAGGACGTGGAGAGTGACCCTCTCTACAGTCATCTGGTGACGATCTTCGACCAGTGGACAGACCACGACCATACATTCACCCCACACTCTCCTTCCATTGTCTCCTTTAATAACAACATCAGCTGTGAAACTAGCTGTGCTCGTACTGAACCATGCTTCCCTATTGAG atTCCCAGCAACGATGAACGCTTCCAAGAAGATCCAAAGGAATGCCTGCCATTCTCCCGCTCTGCACCAGCCTGTGGCTCCGGGAATACAGGACACATCTTTGGTGCCAGCACTCTGCGTCACCAGATGAACACTCTCACGTCCTTCATTGATGCTGGTCAGGTGTATGGTTCTGATGAGGCAAAGGCTCAGAAGCTTAGAGATCTTTCTACAGAAGAGGGCTTGATGAAGGTCAACCCGGAGTTTGATGACAATGGCCGGGCCCTTCTGCCTTTCACCGCCGATAATGCCAAAATGTGCAAGACAAGAGCCCGCATAACCAAAGATCCCAATGCTAGAGAGTTGAATTGTTTCTTTGCAG GTGATGATCGTTCAAATGAGAACATTGGACTTGCTTCCCTGCACACTCTCATGGTGAGAGAACACAACCGTTTGGCGCGTGCCCTCGCTAATCTGAACCCTAATTGGGATGGAAACAGGCTTTATCAAGAGGCACGCAAAATCATGGGGGGATACATGCAG GTGATCACATACAGAGATTACCTCAGGCACATCCTTGGCCCTGAAGTCATGTCCAAGCAACTGTCTACCTATCCTGGTTATGATGAAAATGTGGATCCCAGCATTGCCAACGTGTTTGCCACAGCTGCATACAGATTTGCTCATTTGATGGTCCAACCATTTATGTTTCGTCTTAACGAGAATTATGAGAATCACGCTGACTACCCCACCGAGCTGCTGCACAGAACTATGTTTACTCCATGGAGAATTGCTTTTGAAG GAGGTTTGGATCCAATCCTGAGGGGCCTTGTGGGTCGCCCGGCCAAACTGAACACACAGGATCACATGCTGACTGAAGAGCTGAGGAATAGACTCTTTAAGTTCTCTGTGGATCTGGCTATGGATCTGGGATCTCTGAACTTGCAAAGAGGCAGAGACCATGGACTTCCTG gcTACAACAAGTGGCGCGGTTTCTGTGGACTCTCACAACCGCAAAATTTGGAAGAGCTGGCTACAGTGCTGAACAACACAGATCTTGCCCAGAGACTGCTGGATCTTTATGGCACAGCCGACAACATTGATATATGGCTGGGAGGAGTGGCTGAGCCATTTGTTGCCGGGGGAAGAGTGGGGcctctgtttgcctgcctgaTTTCCACTCAATTCAAGAGGATCCGCCAAGGAGACCG tttttggtgGGAGAATAACGGCGTCTTCACTGGTGCTCAGAGAAGGTCCCTGAGAGATGCATCACTTGCCAGGATCATTTGTGACAACACTGGCATCACAGAAGTTCCCAACCAACCCTTCCAGTACCGTCCTCGTGGTTCTGGGTACTCTCAGTGCAAAGACCTCCCAGCATTTGACCTCAAGCCATGGGCGGAGAATT ATAATGAGCCAACCAGGGCAACAGAACCACAAGGACCCCAAGGGCCCCAAGGACCACCAG GACCTCAAGGCCCACCTGGACCTCCAGGCCCACCTGGGCCCCCAGGCACAGTGGAGAAGGTTGCATTCTCTGTTCGTCTAGGCAGCAACTTCCCCAAAGCTGGCGCCCCAATTTCCTTCCGTGATGTCATCTACAACGGGCAGAACAGCTATAACACCAAAACAGGCATTTTCACCTGCGTGCACCCAGGAGTTTATGAGTTCCAGTTCCACTGCACAATATCTGATACGGCAGCTAGTGTGGATCTGCTGCAGAATGGAGAGCTGATTCTGCATTCATACACCACCCAGCAAAATGGCTACGTCTCAGCCAGTGGAAGCACTTTCATCAAACTCCAGCGGGGAGACAAGGTGTGGCTGGTTGCAAACAACGGTGGCAACGGTCTCACTAGTGACAGCTACTTCTCTGGACATCTGCTGTTCGCTGAGTGA